A stretch of Lactuca sativa cultivar Salinas chromosome 6, Lsat_Salinas_v11, whole genome shotgun sequence DNA encodes these proteins:
- the LOC111901855 gene encoding serpin-ZX: protein MEIQQSITNQTQVSIKLASHLLSKISVNSNTVFSPLSIHVLLSLVAAGSNGETLDQFLTFLKTNSLDDLNSLSSHIVSSIFADGSPSGGPCLSLANGVWVEQTLSLKPSFKQVVDIVYNAASNQVDFRTKAIEVVDEVNLWAEKQTGGLIKKLLPSDAVDNTTKLVLANAVYFKGAWKAKFDPSETKDHDFHLIDGSKVQVPFMTTMKKQFVGSFDGFKVCSLPYLQGEDKRRFSMYLFLPDEKDGIPSLLQKMGSESDFLDRHFPRRKVIGQFLVPKFKISYGFEASEMLKELGLVLPFTGGGMTGMVEASSSMGRNLCVSSIHHKAFVEVNEEGTEAAAATVGGMMLMSLITYEKVDFVADHPFLFVIREDESGVVLFIGQVVDPRDS from the exons ATGGAGATTCAGCAATCAATCACCAACCAAACTCAGGTCTCAATCAAACTCGCAAGTCATCTCCTTTCCAAGATATCCGTCAACTCCAACACTGTATTTTCTCCCCTTTCCATCCATGTCCTCCTCAGCCTAGTCGCCGCCGGTTCCAATGGTGAAACACTCGATCAGTTTCTCACTTTTCTCAAAACAAACTCCCTCGACGACCTCAACTCCCTTTCTTCGCATATCGTGTCCTCCATCTTCGCCGACGGTAGCCCAAGTGGTGGCCCTTGTTTATCCCTCGCAAACGGTGTTTGGGTGGAGCAGACCCTTTCTCTTAAACCTTCTTTCAAACAGGTGGTCGACATTGTTTACAACGCCGCTTCTAATCAAGTCGATTTCCGGACCAAG GCTATTGAGGTAGTCGATGAAGTGAATTTGTGGGCTGAAAAGCAGACCGGTGGCCTGATCAAAAAGCTCCTTCCTTCAGACGCCGTTGACAACACCACGAAGCTCGTCTTAGCAAACGCAGTCTATTTCAAGGGAGCTTGGAAGGCGAAGTTCGATCCATCAGAGACAAAAGACCACGACTTCCATCTCATCGACGGTAGCAAAGTTCAAGTCCCCTTCATGACCACCATGAAAAAGCAATTTGTAGGTTCCTTCGATGGTTTCAAAGTCTGTAGTCTTCCGTATTTACAGGGAGAAGATAAACGCCGTTTCTCGATGTACTTGTTCCTCCCAGATGAAAAGGATGGGATCCCATCTTTGTTACAGAAAATGGGTTCTGAATCTGACTTCTTGGATCGTCATTTTCCACGCCGAAAAGTAATCGGACAGTTTTtagtcccgaaattcaagatctCTTATGGGTTTGAAGCTTCTGAGATGTTGAAGGAACTAGGTCTGGTATTGCCCTTCACCGGTGGAGGGATGACTGGAATGGTGGAAGCCTCATCCTCCATGGGTAGAAACTTGTGTGTTTCAAGTATTCATCATAAAGCGTTTGTGGAGGTGAATGAAGAAGGTACGGAAGCTGCAGCGGCGACTGTAGGTGGTATGATGCTCATGTCGCTGATAACTTACGAGAAGGTGGACTTTGTGGCTGATCATCCGTTCTTGTTTGTGATTAGAGAAGATGAAAGTGGAGTTGTGTTGTTTATTGGACAGGTGGTTGACCCTCGTGATTCTTGA
- the LOC111901545 gene encoding uncharacterized protein LOC111901545: MAAYCQEVKNLSDQLTNVEAPVDNQRLVLQLISRLSDQYDNITTLFQQSTPLPDFYTARSKLCLEETRKSLHNPPATALTASITAPAANIADTTSSDQRDNRTYSQSQQPRSSDRGHSDGSYRGRGRGGQGRGRGRRRGRGFSYSQQPP; the protein is encoded by the coding sequence ATGGCGGCATATTGCCAAGAAGTCAAAAATCTATCTGATCAGCTAACTAATGTCGAGGCTCCTGTAGACAATCAGCGGCTTGTTCTACAGCTTATTTCCAGGCTCTCAGATCAATACGACAACATCACCACTCTTTTCCAACAATCCACTCCGTTACCCGACTTCTACACCGCCCGCTCTAAACTTTGTCTTGAGGAAACCAGAAAATCGCTGCATAACCCACCCGCCACCGCCCTCACTGCCTCCATCACCGCACCAGCAGCGAACATCGCCGACACAACCTCCTCTGATCAGCGGGACAACAGAACATATTCTCAGTCGCAGCAGCCCCGGTCCTCTGATCGGGGCCATTCGGATGGATCTTATCGTGGACGGGGTCGAGGTGGACAGGGCAGAGGAAGGGGACGCAGACGTGGGCGCGGTTTCTCCTACTCCCAACAACCTCCATGA